ATGACCTCAATCAGCACGCGGGGGCCGTAGTCGCTGTCTTCCTGCGGGGTGACGACGATGCCGAAGTCCCGGCCGATGACCTCACTTTTGCCAGAATCGATGCGGGGGCGGGACCCGGCCTCGTGACGAGCAAGGCATCTGGCTGCGGCCTTAAGGTAGGGGACCGGATCAAGATCCGAAGCGTCTGGAAGAATGAGCCCGGCATAGGGATGCTCGATTGTGATCATGCGACCTCCTCGCGGCAGAACGGGCCGCTTTGCCGAGGGTATGCCCACTGAACTTGGTTTCTTCGGGGCAAAATCGCGCAATTTTGCGTGTAATCGTCATCCAATTCGACCGCATTGGTTAACCAAACGTGAAACGGCGCGCCGGGGAGGGCGCGCCGCTTGGGGAATCGAATGGCGATGCGTGGTCAGCGGCCCATCTGCTCCGCCGCATAGGCGATGGCGCGCTGGTAGTTGCCGCTGTCGTTCCACGCGGACAGTACGTTGAAGTTGCGCGTGCCGGGGCCGAAGGGCTGCCCGGCCTGCCAGCCGTTCTGACGCAGCATGTTGGCAGCAGAGGCCAGCGCGTCGGTGGCATTGTAGGGATCGGCGCGGCCGTCGCCATTGGCGTCGACGCCGTAGCGCATCCAGTTTCCGGCGAGGAACTGCATGTGGCCCAGTTCCCCGGAGGGGCCGCCCTGGGTGCCGGCGTTGATCACACCGCGATCCACCAGTTGCAGGGCCGCGACCGCATGCGGTTCGAACCGGGGGTGGCGACGGCAGTAAGAGGCCAGCGTGACCGCGCCCGATACGATATTGGTCTTGCCGGTGTAGCCGCCCCAGGATGTCTCGAGCCCCCAGATCACCGCAAGGATGCTGCCCGGGACGCCGTAGCGTTGTTCGATCGAGTTGAAGAGCCCGGCGTTGCGCTCCATTCTCGAGCGGGCGGTGTTCACGAAGGCCTGGGCAGAGCCGCCGGTGCGTTTGGCGAGGAACTGCGCCGGGTCGCCGTAGGACACGCCGGTCTGGCTAGAGGGTTGGGACTCGAAGCGCCAGGTGATGCCGGACAGCTGCGTGCCCGACAGCGCCTGAAGGCCGCGCTGGCCAACGCCGCTGGCGGCGGCCTGCTGGCCGAAAGCCTGTTTATAGCCGTTGAAGGCGCCCTGGCTGGTGATGCAGCTCGCGGCCCAGGCAGGAGCGGCGGTGATCAGGGACAGGCAGACGGCGGATAGAATACGACGCATCGGTAACTCCGGATTGACTTGTTGCCCAAAGGGTAGCGGGCCAAACCGCAACGTCCAATAGCAATGTTGCCGGGCACCGATGGCCCCGGCGTCACCCTGCCGATGCATAGGGGGCGTGGGACGCGGGGGAGGGCAGGGCCGCCGTCGCGCGCCTGCCTCTGCTCCGATTGCGCGCCCATGCGTCAAAGACGGTCCCGCGGCGATCCGGCCTTTCGGCATCGGATTGGGCGCCGTGATGCAAAAAGGGCGCCCGCGCGGGACGCCCTTTTCCGTATCCTTGCTGCGCCTGTGGATCAGCAGCTGTAGTACAGGCTGTATTCCACCGGGTGCGGCGTGTGTTCGTAGGCGATGATCTCTTCCATCTTGAGGTCGATGTAGCCCTCGATCTGGCCCTTGGTGAAGACGTCGCCGGCCAGCAGGAACTCGTGGTCCTTCTGAAGCTCGTCAATCGCCTCGCGCAGCGAACCGCAGACCGTCGGGATGCCTTCCAGCTCTTCCGGCGGCAGGTCGTAGAGGTTCTTGTCCATCGCCTCGCCTGGGTCGATCTTGTTCTTGATGCCGTCCAGGCCGGCCATCAGAAGCGCCGCGAAGCACAGGTAGGGGTTGGCTGCGGGATCGGGGAAGCGGGCCTCGACGCGCTTGGCCTTGGGCGACTCGGTCCACGGGATCCGGACGCAGCCAGACCGGTTGCGGGCGGAGTAGGCGCGCAGAACCGGGGCTTCGAAGCCGGGGATCAGGCGCTTGTAGCTGTTGGTCGACGGGTTGGTGAAGGCGTTCAGCGCCTTGGCGTGAGTCAGGATGCCGCCGATGAAATACAGCGCTTCCTGGCTGAGGTCGGCGTACTTGTCACCTGCGAAGAGCGGCTTGCCGTCCTTCCAGATCGACATGTTCACGTGCATCCCCGAGCCGTTGTCGCCCTTGATCGGCTTCGGCATGAAGGTGGCCGAGCGGCCGTAGGCATGCGCGACGTTGTGGATGATGTACTTGAACTTCTGCAGTTCGTCCGCCTGCTTGGTCAGCGACCCGAAGATCAGGCCAAGCTCGTGCTGCGAGGTCGCCACTTCGTGGTGGTGCTTGTCGACCTTCATGCCGATGCGCTTCATCGTCGACAGCATTTCGGAGCGGATGTCCTGACCGTCGTCACGCGGGTTCACCGGGAAGTAGCCGCCCTTGAAGGTCGGACGGTGGCCAAGGTTGCCCATTTCGAAATCGGCGTCGGTGTTCCATGCGGCGTGGTCGGCATCGACCTCGAAGGACACCTTGTTCGGCGCGACCGAGTACTTGACGTCGTCGAAGAGGAAGAATTCCGCTTCGGGGCCGAAGTAGGAGGCGTCACCGATGCCCGAGGACTTCAGGTAGGCCTCTGCCTTTTCGGCGGTGCCGCGCGGGTCGCGGTCATAGGCTTCGCCGGTGTCGGGCTCGACGACCGAGCAATGCAGGCACAGGGTCTTTTCGGCATAGAAGGGGTCGATGTAGGCCGACTCGGTGTCGGGCATCAGTTTCATGTCCGAGGCTTCGATCGACTTCCAGCCCGCGATCGACGAGCCGTCG
This region of Ponticoccus alexandrii genomic DNA includes:
- a CDS encoding lytic murein transglycosylase; protein product: MRRILSAVCLSLITAAPAWAASCITSQGAFNGYKQAFGQQAAASGVGQRGLQALSGTQLSGITWRFESQPSSQTGVSYGDPAQFLAKRTGGSAQAFVNTARSRMERNAGLFNSIEQRYGVPGSILAVIWGLETSWGGYTGKTNIVSGAVTLASYCRRHPRFEPHAVAALQLVDRGVINAGTQGGPSGELGHMQFLAGNWMRYGVDANGDGRADPYNATDALASAANMLRQNGWQAGQPFGPGTRNFNVLSAWNDSGNYQRAIAYAAEQMGR
- the glnA gene encoding type I glutamate--ammonia ligase, which encodes MSKDAVLATIKDEDIAYVDIRFTDPRGALQHVTMVADLVDEDFLEEGFMFDGSSIAGWKSIEASDMKLMPDTESAYIDPFYAEKTLCLHCSVVEPDTGEAYDRDPRGTAEKAEAYLKSSGIGDASYFGPEAEFFLFDDVKYSVAPNKVSFEVDADHAAWNTDADFEMGNLGHRPTFKGGYFPVNPRDDGQDIRSEMLSTMKRIGMKVDKHHHEVATSQHELGLIFGSLTKQADELQKFKYIIHNVAHAYGRSATFMPKPIKGDNGSGMHVNMSIWKDGKPLFAGDKYADLSQEALYFIGGILTHAKALNAFTNPSTNSYKRLIPGFEAPVLRAYSARNRSGCVRIPWTESPKAKRVEARFPDPAANPYLCFAALLMAGLDGIKNKIDPGEAMDKNLYDLPPEELEGIPTVCGSLREAIDELQKDHEFLLAGDVFTKGQIEGYIDLKMEEIIAYEHTPHPVEYSLYYSC